Proteins found in one Serinicoccus marinus DSM 15273 genomic segment:
- a CDS encoding acyltransferase family protein, translating to MPAEQTTPPPSRPRLAALDGLRLLAAVAVLAYHYTAIDQEFWGNAAGEEFPAASVVTRYGYLGVELFFVISGFVILMTAYGRALPGFVASRISRLYPAYWAAVLLTVALQTFWEGGRQVEPVEALVNLTMLQEAWDIGSVQGAFWTLWVELKFYLLIGVLIALGGVTRQRAIAYALLWPVLAELTRATEAGLLSSLLIPSWAPYFAGGMLLYLLHREGPDLLVLLGLGLNVVLCIRQATVFAAERAVVHSEVAISTPVVSLLVVLMFAAVYACSVGPLARVDQPWLTLAGALTYPLYLVHGQFGFFVIENLSGHVNSYVVLALATALSFLLAWLIHRCIEQPVHEPLRRRLRTALERP from the coding sequence GTGCCCGCCGAGCAGACCACCCCACCGCCGTCGCGACCGCGGCTGGCCGCGCTGGACGGCCTGCGCCTCCTGGCCGCGGTCGCCGTCCTGGCCTACCACTACACCGCGATCGACCAGGAGTTCTGGGGCAACGCCGCCGGGGAGGAGTTCCCGGCGGCGAGCGTCGTCACCCGCTACGGCTACCTCGGGGTCGAGCTCTTCTTCGTCATCTCCGGCTTCGTCATCCTGATGACCGCGTACGGGCGGGCACTGCCGGGCTTCGTCGCCTCCCGGATCTCCCGGTTGTACCCCGCGTACTGGGCCGCCGTGCTGCTCACGGTGGCACTCCAGACCTTCTGGGAAGGCGGCCGCCAGGTGGAACCGGTCGAAGCGCTGGTCAACCTCACCATGCTCCAGGAAGCGTGGGACATCGGGAGTGTGCAGGGCGCCTTCTGGACGCTGTGGGTGGAACTGAAGTTCTACCTGCTCATCGGGGTGCTCATCGCCCTGGGCGGGGTCACCCGGCAGCGGGCGATCGCCTACGCCCTGCTGTGGCCGGTCCTCGCCGAGCTGACCCGGGCCACCGAGGCGGGCCTCCTGTCCTCCCTGCTCATCCCCAGCTGGGCGCCGTACTTCGCCGGCGGGATGCTGCTCTACCTCCTGCACCGGGAGGGGCCGGACCTGCTGGTGCTGCTCGGCCTGGGACTCAACGTGGTCCTGTGCATACGGCAGGCCACAGTCTTCGCCGCGGAGCGAGCCGTCGTCCACAGCGAGGTGGCGATCTCGACCCCCGTGGTGTCACTGCTCGTCGTCCTGATGTTCGCGGCGGTGTATGCCTGCTCCGTCGGACCACTGGCCCGCGTCGACCAGCCGTGGCTCACACTGGCCGGTGCGCTCACCTACCCCCTCTACCTCGTCCACGGGCAGTTCGGCTTCTTCGTCATCGAGAACCTGTCGGGGCACGTGAACAGCTACGTCGTCCTGGCACTCGCCACGGCACTGTCGTTCCTGCTCGCCTGGCTCATCCACCGGTGCATCGAGCAGCCGGTCCACGAGCCGTTGCGGCGACGCCTCAGGACGGCCCTCGAACGCCCCTGA
- a CDS encoding Gfo/Idh/MocA family oxidoreductase, whose protein sequence is MRVITYGTYDLFHEGHRRLLERAKALGDYLIVGVTTENYDDARGKLNVQQSLMTRIKNVEDSGLADKIIIEEYEGQKVQDIQKHQVDVFAIGSDWLGRFDYLRDYCDVVYLERTKGVSSTQLRNEAGVIKVGVVGAGRIAHRFVQEARFVSGVSVEAVHNRTHSTAQDFAAEHELNRAVEDYDTLLEAVDAVYVATPHDTHADFTRRALDAGVHVLCEKPMTLTRAETEELFARAKERGVVLMEAIKTAFAPGFQRMVALARSGAIGQVRSVDATFTKLVDEGRELQAPAGGSISELASYPLVAVVKLLGTEIADVRTTSLQPEESPVEVYSKIDVTFRHGEATARTGLGVKAEGDLVVAGSAGYLYVPAPWWKTEYFEARFEEAGQQEVLLQVRRRRAALRAGRVRLADPQRDLRVLQAAGRRVGRHRRRHRACAHRRPGPHLMALRPVGPDQEPPRPRRSSAPARPRCGPGRRPSVAPGVSCGGS, encoded by the coding sequence GTGCGTGTCATCACCTACGGCACCTACGACCTGTTCCACGAGGGGCACCGTCGCCTGCTGGAGCGCGCCAAGGCGCTCGGGGACTACCTCATCGTCGGCGTGACGACGGAGAACTACGACGACGCCCGGGGCAAGCTCAACGTGCAGCAGAGCCTGATGACGCGGATCAAGAACGTCGAGGACAGCGGCCTCGCCGACAAGATCATCATCGAGGAGTACGAGGGCCAGAAGGTCCAGGACATCCAGAAGCACCAGGTCGACGTCTTCGCGATCGGCTCGGACTGGCTGGGGCGCTTCGACTACCTGCGGGACTACTGCGACGTCGTCTACCTCGAGCGGACCAAGGGGGTCTCCAGCACCCAGCTGCGCAACGAGGCGGGGGTCATCAAGGTCGGGGTCGTCGGGGCGGGCCGGATCGCGCACCGCTTCGTGCAGGAGGCTCGCTTCGTCAGCGGCGTCAGCGTCGAGGCGGTGCACAACCGGACGCACAGCACGGCGCAGGACTTCGCCGCCGAGCACGAGCTCAACCGTGCCGTGGAGGACTACGACACGCTGCTCGAGGCGGTCGACGCGGTCTACGTCGCCACCCCGCACGACACCCACGCCGACTTCACCCGCCGCGCGCTGGACGCCGGCGTGCACGTGCTGTGCGAGAAGCCGATGACGCTCACCCGCGCCGAGACCGAGGAGCTCTTCGCCCGGGCGAAGGAGCGCGGCGTCGTGCTCATGGAGGCGATCAAGACCGCCTTCGCCCCCGGCTTCCAGCGCATGGTGGCGCTGGCCCGCAGCGGCGCGATCGGCCAGGTGCGCTCGGTCGATGCGACCTTCACCAAGCTCGTCGACGAGGGCCGGGAGCTCCAGGCCCCGGCGGGCGGCAGCATCTCCGAGCTTGCCAGCTATCCGCTCGTCGCCGTCGTCAAGCTGCTCGGGACCGAGATCGCCGACGTGCGCACCACCTCGCTGCAGCCGGAGGAGTCCCCGGTCGAGGTCTACTCCAAGATCGACGTGACCTTCCGGCACGGGGAGGCCACCGCCCGGACCGGGCTGGGGGTCAAGGCCGAGGGTGACCTCGTCGTCGCGGGCAGCGCCGGCTACCTCTACGTCCCGGCACCCTGGTGGAAGACGGAGTACTTCGAGGCCCGCTTCGAGGAAGCCGGACAACAAGAAGTACTACTACAAGTTCGACGGCGACGGGCTGCGCTACGAGCTGGCCGAGTTCGCCTGGCTGATCCGCAACGAGACCTCCGAGTCCTACAAGCTGCGGGCCGCCGAGTCGGTCGCCATCGCCGACGTCATCGAGCGTGCGCGCACCGACGCCCAGGTCCTCACCTGATGGCGCTGCGCCCGGTCGGGCCCGACCAGGAGCCGCCGCGCCCTCGCCGCTCGAGCGCGCCCGCGCGACCGCGCTGCGGGCCAGGACGCAGACCGAGCGTCGCGCCCGGCGTCTCCTGCGGCGGCAGCTGA
- a CDS encoding glycosyltransferase — translation MPVEPERAEHQAVPVRHDPVPELGPPPDVLHVVVVEGIPVDYGGRTASILARCRSLAETGGVESVVMVRNHSTNLLSAIANMERRGHLVPGVRVLAVTDAFPDPTAPGPPDPRTLEPVDGLEDEGWSSVGRGPDEVCRYEQGRLVARRRYREEQLVLEDRLDAVGERCRREEFAPDGRLVRTIFGDDRPGRRQQHVALRRNGQPMFARVFTRSDAPRGWPTELGTTIFDEQGRPTSVHGGFEEVLHQALDAVIGGRRAVVVVEARALDREMAGYRRPHVDTCFVVHSSHLEPPGEDLRALRPGFGRLLRELGQHSPVVFLTERQRAEAEATVGENPLFRVIPHAGPAPQGRSRDDDRDPDLVVMMGRLVDVKRTSHGIKAFARVLEERPQARLEIYGDGPNRAGLMRLISRLGVQDSVRLAGFTTDPGAVFRRASLCLLTSKYEGAPMMLVEAMTHGCPAIAYDVRYGPSDMIEDGVNGYVVAPGDIVALAEATLRVLQDPQLAARLREGCTTVQERFGQDAFVARWFGLFHELADGSPPTKEKTSDESA, via the coding sequence GTGCCCGTCGAGCCGGAGCGCGCAGAGCACCAGGCCGTGCCGGTGCGGCACGACCCCGTCCCTGAGCTGGGGCCACCGCCGGACGTGCTGCACGTCGTCGTGGTCGAGGGCATCCCGGTCGACTACGGCGGCCGCACCGCCTCGATCCTGGCCCGGTGCCGCAGCCTGGCCGAGACCGGGGGGGTCGAGTCCGTGGTGATGGTCCGCAACCACTCCACCAACCTGCTGTCGGCGATCGCCAACATGGAGCGCCGGGGCCACCTGGTGCCGGGCGTGCGGGTCCTCGCCGTCACCGACGCCTTCCCGGACCCGACCGCGCCCGGGCCGCCCGATCCGCGCACGCTGGAACCGGTCGACGGCCTGGAGGACGAGGGCTGGAGCAGTGTCGGGCGCGGCCCGGACGAGGTGTGCCGCTACGAGCAGGGTCGGCTCGTCGCACGGCGACGCTACCGCGAGGAGCAGCTGGTCCTGGAGGATCGTCTCGACGCGGTCGGTGAGCGGTGTCGTCGGGAGGAGTTCGCCCCGGACGGGCGTCTCGTGCGCACCATCTTCGGCGACGACCGCCCCGGTCGCCGCCAGCAGCACGTTGCCCTCCGCCGCAACGGACAACCGATGTTCGCTCGCGTCTTCACCCGTTCGGACGCGCCGCGAGGGTGGCCCACGGAGCTCGGCACCACGATCTTCGACGAGCAGGGGAGGCCCACATCCGTCCACGGCGGCTTCGAGGAGGTGCTGCACCAGGCGCTGGACGCCGTCATCGGGGGCCGCCGGGCCGTGGTCGTGGTGGAGGCACGCGCCCTCGACCGGGAGATGGCCGGCTATCGGCGCCCCCACGTCGACACCTGCTTCGTCGTGCACAGCTCGCACCTGGAGCCGCCGGGGGAGGACCTGAGGGCCCTCCGCCCGGGGTTCGGCCGGCTGCTCCGGGAGCTGGGTCAGCACTCGCCGGTCGTCTTCCTCACCGAGCGGCAGCGGGCCGAGGCGGAGGCGACCGTCGGGGAGAACCCGCTGTTCCGCGTCATCCCGCACGCCGGGCCGGCCCCGCAGGGCCGCTCCCGGGACGACGACCGCGACCCTGACCTGGTGGTGATGATGGGTCGGCTGGTCGACGTCAAGCGGACCTCGCACGGCATCAAGGCCTTCGCGCGCGTGCTCGAGGAGCGGCCGCAGGCACGCCTCGAGATCTACGGCGACGGGCCCAACCGGGCGGGCCTGATGCGGCTCATCTCACGGCTCGGGGTGCAGGACTCGGTGCGGCTCGCGGGCTTCACCACCGACCCTGGTGCGGTCTTCCGCCGTGCCTCGCTGTGCCTGCTGACGAGCAAGTACGAGGGTGCGCCCATGATGCTTGTCGAGGCCATGACCCACGGCTGCCCGGCCATCGCCTACGACGTCCGCTACGGACCTTCGGACATGATCGAGGACGGGGTGAACGGCTACGTCGTGGCCCCGGGAGACATCGTCGCGCTCGCCGAGGCTACGCTGCGGGTGCTCCAGGACCCGCAGCTCGCCGCACGACTGCGTGAGGGGTGCACCACCGTGCAGGAGCGCTTCGGGCAGGACGCGTTCGTGGCCCGGTGGTTCGGCCTGTTCCACGAGCTGGCCGACGGATCCCCCCCGACCAAGGAGAAGACCTCTGATGAGTCTGCGTAA
- a CDS encoding glycosyltransferase has product MAVTQEAEDGLEAAGWRRRGRWWVRGAAVGQVRRRYHEGALEMEEQLDPDGHRLSRSEYDVEGRLRRSLVWEGGEHHPRRQVYHRRNGRPMYAVILAPREDHQRRSREESVTFFDEDGEVEGVHDGSLTPVVHRALDALTGGRPTILAVEARQADPDALTYRREHVRTCYVAHNSHLQAPDSEVDEVRGSFRRLFRRLDPSSAMVFLTDSQRADAEALLGRRDNFWVIPHAAPAASSHAEVEREPGLVIMMGRLAPQKRTDHGIRAFASVVDQVPGARMEIFGEGARRQELQRLIAELGLQDAVSLRGFTTEPGREYRRAALCLQSSRFEGAPMVFVEALRQGCPIVSYDIRYGPADIVDHGVNGFLVPDEDIQGLADRTSQVLRDPELAASLRAGCAGVDERFGQQAFAARWFALFRALAAELPSTQG; this is encoded by the coding sequence GTGGCCGTGACCCAGGAGGCCGAGGACGGCCTGGAGGCCGCGGGTTGGCGCAGACGGGGCCGCTGGTGGGTGCGTGGCGCCGCCGTTGGACAGGTGCGGCGCCGGTACCACGAGGGGGCCCTGGAGATGGAGGAGCAGCTCGACCCCGACGGGCACCGGCTGAGCCGCTCCGAGTACGACGTCGAGGGTCGGCTGCGTCGCTCGCTCGTCTGGGAGGGCGGGGAGCACCACCCACGTCGGCAGGTCTATCACCGTCGCAACGGCCGACCGATGTATGCCGTGATCCTCGCTCCTCGTGAGGATCACCAGCGCCGCTCCCGGGAGGAGTCGGTCACCTTCTTCGACGAGGACGGCGAGGTCGAGGGTGTGCACGACGGCTCGCTCACCCCGGTGGTCCACCGTGCCCTGGACGCGCTGACAGGAGGGCGGCCGACGATCCTGGCGGTCGAGGCGCGTCAGGCGGACCCGGACGCCCTCACCTATCGCCGCGAGCACGTCCGCACGTGCTACGTGGCGCACAACTCGCACCTCCAGGCTCCCGACAGCGAGGTGGACGAGGTGCGGGGGTCGTTCCGGCGGCTGTTCCGGCGCCTCGACCCGTCGTCGGCCATGGTGTTCCTCACCGACAGCCAGCGCGCCGACGCCGAGGCGCTGCTCGGTCGACGCGACAACTTCTGGGTCATCCCGCACGCCGCTCCGGCGGCGAGCTCCCACGCCGAGGTCGAGCGGGAGCCGGGGCTGGTCATCATGATGGGCCGGCTGGCCCCGCAGAAGAGGACCGACCACGGGATCCGTGCCTTCGCCTCGGTCGTCGATCAGGTTCCCGGCGCGCGGATGGAGATCTTCGGGGAGGGCGCGAGGCGACAGGAGCTGCAGCGGCTGATCGCCGAGCTCGGTCTGCAGGACGCCGTGAGCCTGCGCGGCTTCACCACCGAGCCCGGCCGGGAGTACCGCCGAGCCGCACTCTGCCTGCAGTCCAGCCGGTTCGAGGGCGCCCCCATGGTCTTCGTCGAGGCCTTGCGTCAGGGGTGCCCCATCGTGAGCTACGACATCCGCTACGGGCCTGCTGACATCGTGGACCACGGGGTCAACGGCTTCCTGGTCCCGGACGAGGACATCCAGGGCCTGGCCGACCGCACCTCGCAGGTCCTGCGCGACCCGGAGCTGGCCGCCTCGCTGCGCGCCGGGTGCGCGGGGGTGGACGAACGCTTCGGCCAGCAGGCCTTCGCGGCACGGTGGTTCGCGCTGTTCCGGGCGTTGGCGGCCGAGCTTCCCTCGACCCAGGGCTGA